GAAACCGGGCTGACCGAAGGCAAAAAGATCGGTGCCAATGTGAATGCACTGGCTTGGGCTAAGTCCAAAAGCTAATAAAAAAAGGTGGTAACGGAAAGGTCTAGCATTGTATCCCTTTCCGTTACCACCTTTTTTACTCAATTTTCTCGTTCTAATAAGCTCTTACCAACTTGCCTTCCATAAAGTTAACGAAGGCTTTGTTGACGACATTATTTCCACCGGGAGTTGGGTAATTACCCGTAAAATACCAGTCGCCCGAATGATTGGGACAAGCTTTGTGCAGGTTCTCAACGGTTTGATAAACGACTGCTACTTCAGCCTTTAAATCGTCGGGAGTAACGATCTGCGCCACTTTCTTCGAGATCTCTTCATGGGTAAACGGATCAAAAATGGCCTTCACATAGTTTTGCTGTGTAGCATTACCCGATTCAATAGCGGCAACACATTGAGCGTATACTTCATCGAGTAAATAATCCTGCCCACGATCCCGGAGGAGTTCAAGCGCGGCCCGGAACGCTATAAATTCCCTGAACTTCGACATATCGATGCCGTAGCAGTCGGGGAAACGAATCTGGGGGGCCGACGAAACAATAATGATTTTTTTAGGCCCGAGCCGATCCAGCATTCGGAGGATACTTTTTTCGAGCGTAGTGCCACGAACGATCGAGTCATCGACTACAACAACGTTATCTTTCCCCTTTTTGATAACTTCAAAGGTCGTATCGTACACATGCGCCACCATATCGTCGCGCTGCGAGTCGTCGGTAATGAACGTCCGAAGCTTAACATCTTTGGCAACCAGCTTTTCAATCCGTGGACGGAACGATAGGACCCGGTCTAATTCCTCTTCAAACAGAATACCTTCCATAATCGCTTTTTTACGCTGCTTATAGAGGTATTCTTCCAACCCTTCTACCATGCCAAAGAACGCTGTTTCGGCCGTATTTGGAATGTAAGAGAAGACGGTATTTTCTAGATCGTAATCGACTTCCTTCAGAATCTGCGGAATCATGAGTTTACCCAGTGCCTTCCGCTCATTATAAATATCGGGATCAGTAGCTCGCGAGAAATAAATCCGCTCGAAACTGCATGATTTCTTTTCAATAGGCTCTACAAACTGCTGCTCTGCATACTCACCATACTTGTCAATGATAAGTGCATGCCCAGGCTGGACCTCCTTAATCGCATTGTATTCGGCATTGAAAGCCGCTTTAATCGCTGGCTTTTCCGACGCTACAACGACAATTTCATCGTCGGCGTAATAATAGGCCGGGCGAATACCCGCCGGGTCACGCGCCACAAAAGCAGCCCCGTAGCCCGTCATGCCTACCATGGCATAGCCCCCGTCAAAATCACGACATGACCGGTGCAACACACGCTGAAGATCCATATTGTCTTCAATAATGTCGGAAAGGTCAGGGTTTTCGTAAATTCCCTTAAACCGATCAAACACGCGCTGGTTTTCTTCATCCAGAAAGTGTCCGATTTTTTCCATTACCGTAACGGTATCGACCTTATCTTTCGGATGCTGGCCCAAAGAAACGAGTTTATCGAACAGCTCGTCTACATTGGTCATGTTGAAATTCCCCGCTACGACCAGATTTCGGCTGCGCCAGTTGTTTTGACGAAGCATAGGATGGCAGTTCTCGATTTCATTGGCACCGTGGGTTCCGTAACGCAGGTGCCCCATCCAGACCTCACCCGTGAAGGCAATGTTTTCCTGAAGCCATTTGGCATCTTTGGCCTTGTGCTTATTGCCTTTCAGTGCCTTTCTGAACTTTTTGTTCACCTTCTCGAAGATGTCCGTTACGGGGCGCTGATCGACAGAGCGGTATCGGCTGATGTAACGGTGACCGGCTGGGACATCAAGTTTGATGTTGGCAATACCGGCTCCATCCTGGCCTCGGTTTACCTGCTTTTCCATCAGCAGATAAAGTTTGTTGGCTGCGTACAGAGGGGTTCCGTACTTGTCGATGTAATATTGATAGGGTTTGCGGAGCCGAATCAGGGCTATTCCGCACTCATGTTTGATGGCGTCGCTCATGAGAGAGAGTGTCGAAGCACGTTGGTTCTCGTCAGTAATGAAGTACTACAGCAGTAACGGCTCCGCACCTGCAATGGTTCGGCAGAGCACCAAACAAAGGTATATAAAAGCGTCGCTAGTTGTTGTTAAATTTTGGTTCTTTCATTACCCATTGGCGCATAAGTAAATAAATAATTACCGATGAAACCGTACCGATTACCGATCCGGCATAGACATCTTCAACAAAATGCTGGAATAGATAAATGCGCGAAAAACCGGTCAGAGCAGCTAAAAACAGGAAAAACCAGCCCAACTCTTTGCGGGTATACAGAAAAGAAAACAGGCTAAACATCGCAAAAGCCGAGATAGTGTGACCCGACGGAAAACTGTTATAACTATGAATATCGAGCCCTTCAATAAGGTGATACTGAAAGGTTGAATGCTCAAAATATTTTAGCGGCCGGGGCGATCCATTAAATACAACTTTCTTTAAAAACTCTGATGTTAGTGATGATAAAAGGAAACTGCCGAAGGCCATTGCGCCAATACGCCAGTTAAAAATGGCCAGTAGCACACAAACGATAACAAAGGTAGCACCATCGCCTAAGTAGGTAATGTATGGGAATACACGATCAGCCAGCAAGCTATTGCGGATATTAACCCATTGCATAAGCTGCTCCTGCGAATACATCAATTGCAGCAAACCCACCACAACCAGTAAAATCGCATAGGGCAGAAAGAAAAGCCAGTTTTTACGGATAAAATGAAGTAGCATTCGTTAACGTTTTGCCAGCTCAGGTAAGAAGCATGGACTGTCCCATCGACGCTTCCTCCAACGTAGCGCTTAGTGAGATGACGGGGGAGTTGCTTTTTCGACGGTAATACCTACGCTCAAGATGTTAAGCAGAGGGTCCTGACGCATATATTGACGAATCTGCATGGTATATTTTCCGGGCTTTGGAAACCGGTAGTTGCGTTTCATCAGAAATTTATGGTCGAATAAGTCGCCTAGCCCATCGCCGTTAGGCTTGCCCGTTTTGGGATCCATCAGAATTAATTCATCGAGCCTGGATTCAATTTCCTTGCCACTGGCATCGCGCAGGTAACGAGTCAGATATAAATTATAATAGCCGTACGACAAGCTGTTGCGCAGGTTATAATAGATATTGTACGGTATTGTAGCATCGGTAATTTCAAATGTGAATGATGGTGCGTTCTTGATATACCATTTCCCTTCATCGATGTCGGTATATTCTTTATAAACGGCATTCGTATTGCAGCCAATGGTCAGCAAGACCATAAGCAGCCCCAAACTTAATTGCTTCATACGTCCAGAAATATTACACAAAACTACGACGGGCTGGCTGGCTTTTCAAATGACAAAAAACTATTGAAATAGTTTGCAAACGATAAAAATAGTTTTAGCTTTGCTCTATGGAAAAGCTAACAGCCAAAGAAGAAGAAGTGATGCAGGTGCTCTGGAAAATGGAGCAAGCGTATGTAAAAGACATGGTTCCGCAGTTTACGGACCCTCCTCTCCACTACAATACGGTATCAACTATTGTCCGTAATCTGGAAGAAAAAGGCTATGTAGGCCATCGGGCTTACGGAAATACGCATGAATATTACCCGATTATTAGTAAGGAAGCCTATCAGAATCGGTTTGTTCTGAAAAAAGTAGTTGACGAATATTTTGATAATTCGTACAAAAATCTGGTCAGCTACTTTGCTAAAAATGAGAAGATTTCGGCTGATGAGCTGCGGGAAATTCTGGCAATGATCGAAAAAAAATAGTCATAAATGGTCATTTGGTGGTCATTCGTTGCGCAATGAAGCTAGTAGTCAATGACAATTTAATGACCATCAATGCCAACAAATGACGCCTTAACTATGGAAACCCTTCGCTACATCGTGCTAGCCAATGGTCTTTTGGCCGTTGTGAGCGTTGCTTATTACGTTTTGCTCCGGCGCGAAACGTTTTTCGTGGCCAATCGACTGGCGTTATGGGTTGGACTGGCAGGTGCGCTGATTCTTCCCCTGCTCGAATTGCCAGACTGGCGCCCGCAGCGCGTACGGACGGTGATGCATAAAACAGCCCAGATTATTGTCCCGAAAGTACTCCCGAACGCATCAACTGCAGATCCGAGTGTGACGATTACCTTTCCAAATCAAAAAACGTATCAGGCTTTTCAGAATCTTCCGAGGCCGTTTACATGGTCCTGGCAGTTCTCCCTGATGCTGCTTTACATACTGGGCGTACTGATTTTGACCTTCCGATTTGGCCTACAAGTCGTATCGCTCCGAAAGCTTATTCATCAATCCGTTCATGAGCCATATGACCAGTTTACTTTGGTTACGAATGAGCAAGTAACCTCACCTTTTTCCTTTTTCAATTGGGTAGTTCTCAATCCTGCTCAACATACAGACAACGAGCTGGATCAAATTTTACGACATGAGCGGGTGCATGTTCGGGAGCGGCATAGCTTAGACATGATCGGAGCCGAACTAGCCTGCATCGTTTTCTGGTTCAATCCGGCAGCTTACCTTTTTCGCCACCTCGTTCATCAAACGCTTGAATTTAGTGCCGATCGCAGCGTACTGGCAGAAGGAGTCGATGCAAAAGCGTATCAGTATAATCTATTGAAAGTTAGTCTCGCTTCAGGGCAATCAGGGGTCATTAACCACTTCAGTCGATCGGAACTCAAATCCCGCATACTGATGCTCAACCGGCAACAATCCTCCAAAGCCAGCTGGTTGAAATACCCTATTTTCTTTATTGCTGCTCTGACCGTCGCTGCGGTATTTGCTCATCCGCAACCCATGTCTACTTTAAATAACTACATTCCTAAACCTATTCCTGAAGCCATTGAAACAGTTGCCAGCTTACCTGAAAGGTCGGTCGGGACAATCACTAACGAAACTTCTGCTATTGAACCCAGTACACAGAAGCCCGAAGAAAGAACGATAGAACATCAATCTACGACAGTAACAGCCTTAGAATCAGACGCAATCGATAACATTGGTACTCCAGTCGCATCACGCTACATTGAAATACATGACAATACCTTATTCTGGATAATAACCCCCTTAACAACTTTCGACAACATTGTACAGCTAAAATCGGAAATGGCAAAATATGGCTATCAGCTCGATATTGATGAGATGAAGTATGATATGCTGCATAAGTACTTAGTCCGTTTAGATGCAACTTTAACTTCTGGTAATGCCCACAGCCATCGAACAACCGATGATGTCCAGGATAATAAACCGATGAACTCATTTGGCGGCCAGATTTCAATCAATAAGACTGGTATTCAAGGCATAAATGAGCTGATGCCTACTGCGCACTATCCTACAAAATCATTATTAGCAATAGCCACAGCTGACGAGCAGGCAGCCCAAAATCTGTTAGCACAAAATCGCATAGAGTATCTTATAGCCGAAGGCTTGTCCTTAACAAAAGACCATTGGATAACGAAACGCTATGATGCTAATAGTCTGACAGAAAATAACGCTTTATTAAAAGACGAGACAGGTCTGTTTTTTAGTGAATCAGGGTATTTACGCGTTATAAAAAATGAGTTAACCCAATTCTGGCTTAACAATCGCCCTGTTACCTATAGCGATTTGCAGGCAATTAAAATAGATAAATTCTATAGCATTATTCGAAGTGACAAATACCTGCCTGACCAAAAAGAACCTCACCGTATTATACTGATCTACACCAAGCTTTAAATGCCTGTTGTTATGCCTGTTCATCCATATTCCTTTACGAATCGATTTAGT
This window of the Spirosoma aerolatum genome carries:
- a CDS encoding amidophosphoribosyltransferase, encoding MSDAIKHECGIALIRLRKPYQYYIDKYGTPLYAANKLYLLMEKQVNRGQDGAGIANIKLDVPAGHRYISRYRSVDQRPVTDIFEKVNKKFRKALKGNKHKAKDAKWLQENIAFTGEVWMGHLRYGTHGANEIENCHPMLRQNNWRSRNLVVAGNFNMTNVDELFDKLVSLGQHPKDKVDTVTVMEKIGHFLDEENQRVFDRFKGIYENPDLSDIIEDNMDLQRVLHRSCRDFDGGYAMVGMTGYGAAFVARDPAGIRPAYYYADDEIVVVASEKPAIKAAFNAEYNAIKEVQPGHALIIDKYGEYAEQQFVEPIEKKSCSFERIYFSRATDPDIYNERKALGKLMIPQILKEVDYDLENTVFSYIPNTAETAFFGMVEGLEEYLYKQRKKAIMEGILFEEELDRVLSFRPRIEKLVAKDVKLRTFITDDSQRDDMVAHVYDTTFEVIKKGKDNVVVVDDSIVRGTTLEKSILRMLDRLGPKKIIIVSSAPQIRFPDCYGIDMSKFREFIAFRAALELLRDRGQDYLLDEVYAQCVAAIESGNATQQNYVKAIFDPFTHEEISKKVAQIVTPDDLKAEVAVVYQTVENLHKACPNHSGDWYFTGNYPTPGGNNVVNKAFVNFMEGKLVRAY
- a CDS encoding phosphatase PAP2 family protein, which codes for MLLHFIRKNWLFFLPYAILLVVVGLLQLMYSQEQLMQWVNIRNSLLADRVFPYITYLGDGATFVIVCVLLAIFNWRIGAMAFGSFLLSSLTSEFLKKVVFNGSPRPLKYFEHSTFQYHLIEGLDIHSYNSFPSGHTISAFAMFSLFSFLYTRKELGWFFLFLAALTGFSRIYLFQHFVEDVYAGSVIGTVSSVIIYLLMRQWVMKEPKFNNN
- a CDS encoding gliding motility lipoprotein GldH — its product is MKQLSLGLLMVLLTIGCNTNAVYKEYTDIDEGKWYIKNAPSFTFEITDATIPYNIYYNLRNSLSYGYYNLYLTRYLRDASGKEIESRLDELILMDPKTGKPNGDGLGDLFDHKFLMKRNYRFPKPGKYTMQIRQYMRQDPLLNILSVGITVEKATPPSSH
- a CDS encoding BlaI/MecI/CopY family transcriptional regulator gives rise to the protein MEKLTAKEEEVMQVLWKMEQAYVKDMVPQFTDPPLHYNTVSTIVRNLEEKGYVGHRAYGNTHEYYPIISKEAYQNRFVLKKVVDEYFDNSYKNLVSYFAKNEKISADELREILAMIEKK
- a CDS encoding M56 family metallopeptidase, giving the protein METLRYIVLANGLLAVVSVAYYVLLRRETFFVANRLALWVGLAGALILPLLELPDWRPQRVRTVMHKTAQIIVPKVLPNASTADPSVTITFPNQKTYQAFQNLPRPFTWSWQFSLMLLYILGVLILTFRFGLQVVSLRKLIHQSVHEPYDQFTLVTNEQVTSPFSFFNWVVLNPAQHTDNELDQILRHERVHVRERHSLDMIGAELACIVFWFNPAAYLFRHLVHQTLEFSADRSVLAEGVDAKAYQYNLLKVSLASGQSGVINHFSRSELKSRILMLNRQQSSKASWLKYPIFFIAALTVAAVFAHPQPMSTLNNYIPKPIPEAIETVASLPERSVGTITNETSAIEPSTQKPEERTIEHQSTTVTALESDAIDNIGTPVASRYIEIHDNTLFWIITPLTTFDNIVQLKSEMAKYGYQLDIDEMKYDMLHKYLVRLDATLTSGNAHSHRTTDDVQDNKPMNSFGGQISINKTGIQGINELMPTAHYPTKSLLAIATADEQAAQNLLAQNRIEYLIAEGLSLTKDHWITKRYDANSLTENNALLKDETGLFFSESGYLRVIKNELTQFWLNNRPVTYSDLQAIKIDKFYSIIRSDKYLPDQKEPHRIILIYTKL